The DNA region cctcgcgacgcgcgagggcgagcgaggggTGTCGAGGATGGGAGCGCCTGGCCTGGAGAATGGTCGTGCGCGATGTTGAGGAGCCGTGGCCGTTGACGTGGCTCAATTGGCGACGGGGTGATTTGTGTTCTTGGAGATGATCGATGCCGAACTTTTCGACCCGCAGCACGGGAAGCGTCAAAAAGCGGCAGCACGGATTGGGTGATCCACTGCAGTCCACTAGGCGTGCCGACAGCTAGGGAGCTTCGCCGGGCTGGACGCGAACGCTGATTGGCCGCGGCAGCCTCAGGCCGGCAGGTTTCGCCACTGAGCCCTGCCTGTCTCCTCTGCAGACGAGCTGCACCAACAGCTGGAGGCCCGGGGATGCGAGCCGCGTGGGCTGTGACCTGCGGTCTGCCTACGAGACCACCTCAACCACCGGGCGCGTGAAGCCGCCTGCGTCGACTCCGGCAAGGCAGCCATCAGCGACCTCGACCGGATTGCATTGCCTGACCCGACTGTCATTCACACCTCCGATCCAGTCTACGAACGCGCACGCCATGGTGCTCCTCACAATGACGCCgtccatcgtcgacggcctgcacAAGCTCGAAGCGGGCGCCGAGCATCACCCTGCAGAGCCCGCAGACGCAGGCGAGCCCTCCCTCGCGAACCCTGCTGTCGGCAAGCCCATCTCCCACGGCCAGATCGTCGacctctggcggcggcggccgtcgtcgagcctcGAACAACTCCTCCTAGGCGCCCGCGTCTACGtgccccctccgccgcccaagcccgaACCGGTATGCCTCTCGCCTGCTTCGTTCTCTCGCCTGCTTCGTTCTCTCGCCTGCTTCGTTCTCTCGCCTGCTTCGTTCTCTCGCCTGCTTCGTTCTCTCGCCTGCTTCGTTCTCTCGCCTGCTTCGTTCTCTCGCCTGCTTCGTTCTCTCGCCTGCTTCGTTCTCTCGCCTGCTTCGTTCTCTCGCCTGCTTCGTTCTCTCTCCCCGCTCGCTCCCTCGTGCTCCCGTATCGAGGCTGACCAGTCAGTCCGACGAATACAAGGCCCTCATGGCGCGtctccgccgcgacgaggcggcccgcgcgtACGAGCGCATGGtcaacccgccgccgcggcacgaGACGTTCGACCAGCGCTTCCCGCACGCCGCGAGCAGCTTTGCCGAGGCCAACCGcgtggcccgcgccgcggacctgggcgacgacgacgtcacgtACAGCGAGGTGCACCGGCAGGTGATGCTCATCGTCAACTTCCTCGCCagcatcctcggcgtcgcggccacgCTCTGGGTCACGGCGCGCTGGTGGAGCCTGCCGGCGCGCATCTTCCTGacgctcggcggcagcatcgtcgtcgccgtcgccgaggtcggcgTCTACCAGGGCTACGTGTGGCGGATGGGGCAGGCCAAGACGAGGCAAAAGGCCGTccgcgaggtcaaggaggtGGTGCAGACGTGGGTCGTGGCAaaggacgaggagccgctGCGCATAGACGGCAagggagacgacgccgacggcgtgcggAGACGAGCGCCGGCCCGGTCGGATACATAGCAATACCACGCAGCGATTCCAGCCTGGTCACCGTCTTGGCTTCTGGAAGAAAACCGCGTGCCCTCACCGCCAGCACTCGAAAGCAAACCTCGTAGGCCCTCCCGCTgacccccgccgccagcactCGAAAGCAGACCtcgtgccccccccccccgctaGCACTTGAACGCAAACCGCGTGCCCTCCcaccccctcctcgcccggatccgcgcgcccaggccctcgccgccgccgacgggcttgcacgacggcgccgacagctTCGCGCCGTCcatgcgcagcgccgcgaaCCCCATGCCGACGGGCTCCACCTcgaagcgcagcagcaccatggccgcgaaGCCGAGGATCTCGCAAAAGGCGAGGTTGCGCCCCGGACAcaggtggcggccgccgccaaagggaAAGTaggccgtcttcttcctgcGCTCCGCGTCGGAGgtgcgggccgggccggcgccggggaggacgaggaagcgcTCCGGGTCAAAGTCGGCCGCGTTGTCGCCCCAgatgccgcgctcgccgtgcGTGACGCCCGCCGACATCTGgatgtcgacgccctccttCAAGAGGTACGtcctgccgtcggcggcggtgagcgACATGTCGGACATGGCGCGCCGCATGCTGACCGAGTGATTGATGACGCGCATCGTCTCGCGGTAGCAGCTGACCATGAGGGGCAGCTGCCGGTCGAAGCCGGCAATGTCGAGCGTGACGGTCGCGGGGGCGGGTGTGTCGGGGCCcaacgaggcggcggcggcgacctcggcgcgGAGCCGCGCGGCCAGCTCCGGCCGGGCGAGGACAAAGACGAGCATCCAGAAAAAGGTGGGCACGGCGTTGGTggtcgcgacgacgggcaggaTGCACTCGAGCTTGGCAatctcgtgggcggcgaagCCGTAGCGGcgcagcgtggcggcgcggttgGCCGTCAGCGCCGAGGTGGTCgggtcgcgggcgtcgcgctccGCCTCGTAGTAGGCCCCCATGGtccgctgcagcacctcgcgCGCCCGGTGGCCCCTGGGCATCGTGATGGACGGGAACAGCGACAGCAGGAACAGCGGGACGGCCGTCTCAAAGGTCCTGCGTCGTGGAGtcagcgcggcgccagcaggcGGGCACCAGCAAGGCTGTCGGACACTCACCAGATGGCCTGGATCAGGGACGGGTCCGCGCTAAAGGGGTCGCTGTCGCCGTACAGCGCCCGGGTCGTCGCCATGCTCATGACGTCCCTGCACCAGAGGAACAGGTTGCCCACCTCGAGGGCCCCGTCGGCAGCCCTGCGCTCGCAGCCGGCgttgagggcgtcgacggcggctgcgtcgacgacagcgtcCAGCCTTGTCGAGACGGCGCGCAAAAAGTGCAGGTTCatctgcgccagcgccttggGGTGGAAGCTGCGGTGGATGGCGTCGGTAAAGTCGGGCACGAGCTGCGGCTGGTCGGTGATCTTGGCAAAGGTGGCGTCGGACAGGCCAAACGACTTTTGCGCGAAGCCGACGACAAAGGGCTcgaagctggcggcgcgctggcgcagcGTGGCCTGGATCAGGTCCGGGTCGAAGATGGCGTACAGCTTGCCGTTGAGCATGGGCACCGTCGCGAGCGGCACGTCGGGGCTGGTCCGGCGCAGCGCCGTGTGGAACTCGCCCTGCAGCCG from Purpureocillium takamizusanense chromosome 3, complete sequence includes:
- a CDS encoding uncharacterized protein (COG:S~TransMembrane:2 (i154-176o182-205i)~EggNog:ENOG503P39Z); translation: MVLLTMTPSIVDGLHKLEAGAEHHPAEPADAGEPSLANPAVGKPISHGQIVDLWRRRPSSSLEQLLLGARVYVPPPPPKPEPSDEYKALMARLRRDEAARAYERMVNPPPRHETFDQRFPHAASSFAEANRVARAADLGDDDVTYSEVHRQVMLIVNFLASILGVAATLWVTARWWSLPARIFLTLGGSIVVAVAEVGVYQGYVWRMGQAKTRQKAVREVKEVVQTWVVAKDEEPLRIDGKGDDADGVRRRAPARSDT
- a CDS encoding uncharacterized protein (TransMembrane:2 (i21-43o317-339i)~EggNog:ENOG503P23G~COG:Q), producing MESALPVDGASPSMPGASPRISTLLAATVLGAGLAVWLLGWLLTPALDPREPPLIKPGIPLVGHIINLIRLQGEFHTALRRTSPDVPLATVPMLNGKLYAIFDPDLIQATLRQRAASFEPFVVGFAQKSFGLSDATFAKITDQPQLVPDFTDAIHRSFHPKALAQMNLHFLRAVSTRLDAVVDAAAVDALNAGCERRAADGALEVGNLFLWCRDVMSMATTRALYGDSDPFSADPSLIQAIWTFETAVPLFLLSLFPSITMPRGHRAREVLQRTMGAYYEAERDARDPTTSALTANRAATLRRYGFAAHEIAKLECILPVVATTNAVPTFFWMLVFVLARPELAARLRAEVAAAASLGPDTPAPATVTLDIAGFDRQLPLMVSCYRETMRVINHSVSMRRAMSDMSLTAADGRTYLLKEGVDIQMSAGVTHGERGIWGDNAADFDPERFLVLPGAGPARTSDAERRKKTAYFPFGGGRHLCPGRNLAFCEILGFAAMVLLRFEVEPVGMGFAALRMDGAKLSAPSCKPVGGGEGLGARIRARRGWEGTRFAFKC